From Micrococcus porci, one genomic window encodes:
- a CDS encoding GNAT family N-acetyltransferase — protein sequence MATPLLDLAARRGVAFPLRTERLTLTPFTAVDAPAVWDFCRLEEVRTWTSGRAGSAAELREEYLATGDRLTVRDGAGDVVGVGKLAVQDAWSQGGPHPDARDAQAELGWTVAPEHAGRGYATEIGRALLDLAFRGLGVRRVEAGAFADNAPSLRVMAKIGLRHEGTFLGESLHLTRGWIDGVTFALLASEYEGGAAASRA from the coding sequence ATGGCCACGCCCCTCCTCGACCTCGCCGCGCGCCGCGGCGTCGCCTTCCCGCTGCGCACCGAGCGGCTCACCCTGACGCCGTTCACTGCCGTCGACGCCCCCGCCGTCTGGGACTTCTGCCGCCTCGAGGAGGTCCGGACATGGACCTCCGGGCGGGCCGGCTCGGCCGCCGAGCTGCGGGAGGAGTACCTCGCCACCGGGGACCGGCTCACGGTGCGGGACGGCGCGGGCGACGTCGTCGGCGTCGGGAAGCTGGCCGTGCAGGACGCGTGGAGCCAGGGCGGCCCCCACCCCGACGCCCGGGACGCCCAGGCCGAGCTCGGCTGGACGGTCGCCCCGGAGCACGCGGGCCGGGGCTACGCCACGGAGATCGGCCGGGCCCTGCTGGACCTCGCGTTCAGGGGCCTGGGCGTGCGGCGCGTGGAGGCGGGGGCCTTCGCGGACAACGCCCCCAGCCTGCGCGTCATGGCGAAGATCGGCCTGCGCCACGAGGGCACGTTCCTGGGCGAGTCCCTGCACCTCACCCGCGGCTGGATCGACGGGGTCACGTTCGCGCTGCTCGCCTCGGAGTACGAGGGCGGCGCGGCGGCGAGTCGGGCCTGA
- a CDS encoding serine/threonine protein phosphatase, with amino-acid sequence MTDFDHLRAEDREHVGYIEMTDDGAFVPYDLLRRRRGEPGGLEEAEAVLDEIGLRLLAEDWILDADGDEPLCVRILEVTRDAVVVAPALDSAAVAKSLDLTATVRLPLPTARLRQA; translated from the coding sequence ATGACCGACTTCGACCACCTCCGCGCGGAGGACCGCGAGCACGTGGGGTACATCGAGATGACCGACGACGGCGCGTTCGTCCCGTACGACCTGCTGCGCCGGCGCAGGGGCGAGCCGGGCGGCCTTGAGGAGGCCGAGGCCGTCCTGGACGAGATCGGCCTGCGCCTCCTCGCCGAGGACTGGATCCTGGACGCCGACGGCGACGAGCCCCTGTGCGTGCGCATCCTGGAGGTCACGCGGGACGCGGTGGTGGTGGCTCCGGCGCTGGACTCGGCCGCCGTCGCGAAGTCGCTGGACCTCACCGCCACGGTGCGGCTGCCCCTGCCCACGGCCCGGCTGCGCCAGGCCTGA
- a CDS encoding GNAT family N-acetyltransferase — MDVTFTPLDPAGADRDALVALLTENVWPFHMRPRITRSEAEEAVDGGAWEDEDHRTLWIEHPEHGRVGVVRLDELTDPTPLFDLRVTERFRGRGLGAPILTALTRLVFETMPAVDRFEGQTREDNVPMLRTFRRAGWVKEAHYRRGWPVEGGEPLASVAYAVLRQDWETGTTTPVPAEVDVPPQVEHGEGAAAVGPAPDWPLRTERLTLRPHREDDLGWLRDMYARPEVVRHLLDEPWDEATARQKLAKRIAWDGLAGPSGAVSLVVEHRGVPVGDVILWLTDRERGVAQIGWALHPEHAGQGFAREAAAALLTLAFETYDLHRVVAQMDARNTASAQLAEAVGLRREAHHRQDWWSKGEWTDTLVYATLASDRG, encoded by the coding sequence ATGGACGTCACCTTCACCCCGCTCGACCCGGCGGGCGCCGACCGGGACGCGCTCGTCGCCCTGCTCACCGAGAACGTCTGGCCGTTCCACATGCGCCCGCGCATTACCCGGTCGGAGGCGGAGGAGGCCGTCGACGGCGGCGCCTGGGAGGACGAGGACCACCGCACCCTCTGGATCGAGCATCCCGAGCACGGGCGCGTCGGGGTGGTGCGCCTGGATGAGCTGACGGACCCCACCCCCCTGTTCGACCTGCGCGTGACCGAGCGCTTCCGCGGGCGCGGGCTCGGCGCGCCGATCCTCACTGCGCTCACCCGACTCGTGTTCGAGACGATGCCAGCGGTGGACCGCTTCGAGGGGCAGACCCGCGAGGACAACGTCCCCATGCTGCGCACCTTCCGCCGGGCCGGCTGGGTCAAGGAGGCGCACTACCGGCGGGGGTGGCCCGTGGAGGGCGGCGAGCCGCTCGCGTCCGTGGCGTACGCGGTCCTGCGGCAGGACTGGGAGACCGGCACGACGACGCCGGTCCCCGCCGAGGTCGACGTCCCGCCCCAGGTGGAGCACGGGGAGGGCGCGGCGGCGGTCGGCCCGGCCCCCGACTGGCCGCTGCGAACTGAGCGCCTCACGTTGCGCCCGCATCGGGAGGATGACCTCGGCTGGCTCCGGGACATGTACGCCCGGCCGGAGGTGGTGCGCCACCTGCTGGACGAGCCGTGGGACGAGGCGACCGCCCGGCAGAAGCTGGCGAAGCGCATCGCGTGGGACGGCCTCGCCGGCCCATCCGGGGCGGTGTCCCTGGTGGTCGAGCACCGCGGCGTGCCGGTGGGGGACGTGATCCTCTGGCTGACGGACCGCGAGCGCGGCGTCGCGCAGATCGGCTGGGCCCTGCACCCCGAGCACGCCGGGCAGGGGTTCGCACGGGAGGCCGCGGCCGCGCTGCTGACCCTGGCGTTCGAGACATACGACCTCCACCGGGTGGTGGCGCAGATGGACGCCCGCAACACCGCGTCCGCCCAGCTGGCCGAGGCCGTCGGTCTGCGCCGGGAGGCTCACCACCGGCAGGACTGGTGGAGCAAGGGCGAGTGGACGGACACCCTCGTCTACGCGACGCTCGCGAGCGACCGGGGCTGA
- a CDS encoding DUF664 domain-containing protein — protein sequence MGFLTPQAHGELAVLTTYALQQLAQMRTTVHGLTDEQAHSVPSASALNLTGLLLHTGEVAVYWTAAAASAPGEPVLPEDVNEDHSLDELVADGRPLAQVLERFDRCVEVARQNLAAVADLSAPVPVPDAPWFPADLKTWEARWALLHVTAEVARHVGHADLIRESIDGTGSYELNDLADAAAQG from the coding sequence ATGGGCTTCCTGACCCCCCAGGCGCACGGCGAGCTCGCCGTGCTGACCACCTACGCCCTGCAGCAGCTGGCCCAGATGCGCACCACGGTGCACGGGTTGACCGACGAGCAGGCCCACAGCGTCCCGTCCGCCTCCGCCCTCAACCTCACCGGCCTGCTCCTGCACACCGGGGAGGTGGCCGTCTACTGGACCGCGGCGGCCGCCTCCGCCCCCGGGGAGCCGGTGCTCCCGGAGGACGTGAACGAGGACCACAGCCTCGACGAGCTGGTGGCGGACGGGCGCCCGCTGGCCCAGGTGCTGGAGCGCTTCGACCGGTGCGTGGAGGTGGCCCGGCAGAACCTGGCGGCCGTGGCGGACCTCTCGGCCCCCGTGCCCGTGCCGGACGCACCGTGGTTCCCGGCGGACCTGAAGACGTGGGAGGCCCGGTGGGCGCTGCTGCACGTGACCGCCGAGGTCGCCCGCCACGTGGGCCACGCGGACCTCATCCGGGAGAGCATCGACGGCACGGGCTCCTACGAGCTCAACGACCTCGCGGACGCCGCGGCGCAGGGGTGA